In the genome of Triticum urartu cultivar G1812 chromosome 5, Tu2.1, whole genome shotgun sequence, one region contains:
- the LOC125508790 gene encoding WRKY transcription factor 44-like, translating to MRPAGAASASTAGEDGNERVLSYGDVVLLRSDLSILRGPHFLNDRIIAFYLAHLSAAFEGDDDGDLLLLPPSIPYLLSNLPDPESVAAVAEPLRLASRSLVLLPVNDNPDASVAEGGSHWTLLVLDATNGASRPRFVHHDSLGVLNFDAARQLAAVLRPLLPVAANGAPLVKGPTPMQANGHDCGVYVIALARAICNWWKNRRGQQQEGGADWFDTVRKEVDAESVKAMRAELLHLIARLIQDEDEKKNKAVVVFPYRQEYMFQIYDTLQSETCRHKWKMQSQEKITPVKPVASRPFSSFTSFSKLLKDFTATGSAKITSPGETVIVRRPKVTRFAPPPSDLSAGVAASMLQDAGLDTTREKMVIDPEQVVSCDQMTTFHDINKPIHSVKTRLSYDGYNWRKYGQKQVKGSEFPRSYYKCTHPTCPVKRKVETTVDGQIAEIVYNGEHNHPQPHPPKKPASSASTEVVVPDAHGSNDAGAESQLGGCNLALVSDPVAAAFKSSCDYVDEFGNTSPVYHWNTSRKEKQSSIANGLTSGEAAPAFQSPTECGSSGDAAFRWRKYGQKAVNGNSFPRSYYRCSTARCNARKFVERSSDNSLVTTYEGKHNHVQLQ from the exons atgcgtcccGCCGGTGcggcctccgcctccaccgccggcGAGGATGGGAACGAGCGCGTGCTGAGCTACGGCGACGTCGTGCTCCTCCGCTCCGACCTTTCCATCCTCCGTGGTCCCCACTTcctcaacgaccgcatcatcgcCTTCTACCTCGCCCACCTCTCCGCCGCCTTCGagggcgacgacgacggcgacctcctcctcctgccGCCCTCCATACCCTACCTCCTGTCGAATCTCCCGGACCCGGAATCCGTCGCTGCCGTCGCTGAGCCGCTCCGCCTTGCCTCCCGcagcctcgtcctcctccctgtcAACGACAACCCCGATGCCTCGGTCGCCGAAGGCGGCTCCCACTGGACCCTCCTCGTCCTCGACGCCACAAACGGCGCCTCCCGCCCGCGCTTCGTCCACCACGACAGCCTCGGCGTCCTCAACTTCGACGCCGCGCGCCAGCTCGCCGCCGTGCTCCGCCCGCTGCTCCCCGTTGCCGCCAACGGGGCCCCGCTCGTCAAGGGGCCTACCCCGATGCAGGCCAACGGGCACGACTGCGGCGTCTACGTCATTGCATTGGCCAGGGCTATCTGTAACTGGTGGAAGAACCGTCGAGGGCAGCAGCAGGAGGGTGGAGCAGATTGGTTCGACACGGTGAGAAAGGAGGTGGACGCCGAAAGCGTCAAGGCAATGAGGGCCGAGCTGCTGCACCTGATCGCTCGCCTCATCCAAGACGAGGATGAGAAGAAGAACAAGGCCG TTGTAGT TTTCCCTTACAGGCAAGAGTACATGTTCCAGATCTATGATACTCTACAAAGCGAAACATGCAGGCA CAAG TGGAAGATGCAAAGTCAAGAGAAGATAACACCTGTGAAGCCTGTAGCCTCCAGGCCTTTCTCCAGTTTCACTTCCTTCTCGAAGCTCTTGAAAGACTTCACTGCGACTGGTTCTGCGAAGATCACCTCTCCAGGAGAGACTGTTATAGTTAGGCGGCCGAAGGTAACACGTTTCGCACCGCCACCAAGTGATCTATCTGCAGGAGTTGCTGCAAGCATG TTACAGGATGCTGGTTTAGATACCACACGTGAGAAAATGGTCATCGATCCAGAACAAGTAGTCTCCTGTGACCAGATGACGACATTCCATGATATCAACAAACCAATTCACAGTGTGAAAACCCGTCTGTCCTATGATGGCTACAATTGGAGGAAGTATGGGCAGAAGCAAGTGAAAGGGAGCGAGTTCCCGCGGAGCTACTACAAGTGCACTCACCCAACCTGCCCTGTCAAGAGGAAAGTGGAGACAACAGTAGATGGCCAAATTGCGGAAATTGTGTACAACGGTGAACACAACCATCCCCAGCCCCATCCACCAAAAAAGCCAGCGTCATCGGCAAGTACAGAAGTTGTGGTCCCTGACGCCCATGGCAGCAATGATGCTGGAGCAGAAAGCCAGCTAGGAGGGTGCAACCTCGCTCTTGTTTCAGATCCTGTTGCCGCCGCATTCAAAAGCAGCTGTGATTACGTCGATGAATTTGGAAACACTAGTCCGGTCTATCACTGGAACACAAG CCGAAAGGAGAAGCAATCAAGCATCGCAAATGGCCTGACTTCTGGTGAGGCTGCCCCTGCATTCCAGTCTCCAACAGAATGCGGGTCGTCTGGGGATGCAGCATTCCGTTGGCGCAAGTATGGTCAGAAGGCTGTTAATGGTAATTCATTTCCAAG GAGCTACTACAGATGCAGCACAGCAAGATGCAACGCACGCAAGTTTGTGGAGCGTTCATCGGACAATTCGCTGGTAACCACATATGAGGGAAAGCACAACCATGTGCAACTTCAATGA